In Mercenaria mercenaria strain notata unplaced genomic scaffold, MADL_Memer_1 contig_1828, whole genome shotgun sequence, a single genomic region encodes these proteins:
- the LOC128551910 gene encoding mucin-2-like: protein MQPATRKRNYHNRQPPQATATGTDATQDRHHHHCHPQTQPTAATAAAANATTQSHPPPPPPPPTTPPPLPPPTAITTTTTTTATRQRHPPPPTLTPPLPSPPPTATTTSHHHHHHRHCGQRNPFTPPAKTTTTINAIITTVTINSHHHPPTPPPPPSPPPAAIATRRHRHRRQRHPTKQTQPPTPPPPPTATTTTTAITTARRQRHPSPSRPLPPPTPTATTTTAAANRHHHPLMPPPSATTTFTAIRHPQTPTTTNANHHRCHPPPPTTTPANHHRCHPPPATANHHKHHCHRHPPPATPPPANLFA from the coding sequence ATGCAACCCGCCACCCGCAAACGCAATTACCACAACCGCCAACCACCACAAGCAACCGCCACCGGCACCGACGCCACCCAAGACCGCCACCACCATCACTGCCACCCGCAAACGCAACCCACCGCCGCCACCGCCGCGGCCGCCAACGCAACCACCCAAAGCCAtccgccaccaccaccaccaccgccAACGACACCACCACCACTGCCACCGCCAACagccatcaccaccaccaccaccaccactgcAACCCGCCAACGCCACCCGCCACCGCCAACACTAACGCCACCACTACCATCGCCACCACCAACAGCCACAACTACCagccatcaccaccaccaccaccgccACTGCGGACAACGCAACCCGTTCACGCCACCGGCCAAAACCACCACCACAATCAACGCCATAATCACCACCGTCACCATCAACAGCCACCACCACCCACCGACACCACCGCCACCGCCATCACCACCGCCTGCCGCCATCGCCACCCGTCGCCATCGCCACCGCCGCCAACGCCACCCGACAAAACAAACACAACCGCCAACGCCACCACCACCACCGacagccaccaccaccaccaccgccATCACCACCGCCCGCCGCCAACGCCACCCGTCACCGTCACGGCCGCTGCCGCCGCCAACACCGACCGCCACCACCACCACTGCCGCCGCCAATCGTCATCACCACCCACTAATGCCACCACCATCCGCCACCACTACTTTCACTGCCATCCGCCACCCGCAAACGCCAACCACCACCAACGCCAACCACCACCGCTGCCATCCGCCACCGCCAACCACCACCCCCGCCAACCACCACCGCTGCCATCCGCCACCCGCCACCGCTAACCACCACAAACATCACTGCCATCGCCATCCGCCACCGGCAACACCGCCACCCGCCAACCTGTTTGCCTAA